A window of Corallococcus macrosporus DSM 14697 contains these coding sequences:
- a CDS encoding YsnF/AvaK domain-containing protein encodes MRTDVREGMRVFTADGTRLGTVVGCGGESFTIEGGLLRRKAFTARYGDVVDVRGDDVHLGLTRDEVSPTQEDAAHGEARRPEAVLSAEFATPGELVVPLAREEAHPHVVVREAGQVRIHKVVRTEVRHFSVPVRREELLVERVSEQAVAAEGPLPPEAVASARPVLEGLVPFEAGTFVIPLREERVEVSKTVHVWQEVAVSRYTDEVLRQVHATVRKETAEVEERGEVLHDGPVDGLHS; translated from the coding sequence ATGCGCACGGACGTACGGGAAGGGATGCGGGTCTTCACGGCGGATGGGACCCGGTTGGGCACCGTGGTGGGCTGTGGCGGGGAGTCCTTCACCATCGAAGGCGGGCTCCTGCGGCGGAAGGCCTTCACCGCGCGCTACGGCGACGTGGTGGACGTGCGCGGGGACGACGTGCACCTGGGGTTGACGCGGGACGAGGTGTCCCCCACGCAGGAGGACGCGGCGCATGGGGAGGCCCGCCGCCCCGAGGCCGTGCTCTCCGCCGAGTTCGCGACGCCCGGCGAGCTCGTGGTGCCCCTGGCCCGCGAGGAGGCGCATCCCCACGTCGTGGTGCGCGAGGCCGGGCAGGTGCGCATCCACAAGGTGGTGCGGACGGAGGTGCGGCACTTCTCCGTGCCGGTGCGCCGCGAGGAGCTGCTGGTGGAGCGGGTGTCCGAACAGGCGGTGGCCGCGGAGGGGCCGCTGCCGCCCGAGGCCGTGGCGTCCGCCCGGCCGGTGCTGGAGGGGCTGGTGCCCTTCGAGGCGGGCACCTTCGTCATCCCGCTGCGCGAGGAGCGGGTGGAGGTCTCCAAGACGGTGCATGTCTGGCAGGAGGTCGCGGTTTCCCGGTACACCGACGAGGTGCTCCGGCAGGTCCACGCCACCGTTCGGAAAGAGACGGCCGAGGTGGAGGAGCGGGGCGAGGTGCTTCACGACGGCCCGGTGGACGGGCTGCACTCCTGA
- the dnaK gene encoding molecular chaperone DnaK produces MGKVIGIDLGTTNSCVAVMEGGEPVVIPNSEGSRTTPSMVGFTDSGERLVGQIAKRQAITNPENTVFAAKRLIGRKFDSPEAKKAIGVSPFKVASSPNGDAWVEIRGKGYSPPEVSAIVLMKMKQTAEDYLGEQVAEAVITVPAYFNDSQRQATKDAGRIAGLNVLRIINEPTAAALAYGLDKVQEGGTERIAVYDLGGGTFDISILELNAGVFEVKSTNGDTFLGGEDFDQRLIDYLAKRFAEANNGLDLRKDRMALQRLKEAAERAKHELSSAPETEVNLPFITADASGPKHLTETVDRATFEALVTDLIDRTIEPCKIALKDAGIAAQQINQVLLVGGMTRMPRVQAKVKEFFGREPHKGINPDEVVAVGAAIQGGVLKGEVKDVLLLDVTPLSLGVETAGGVFTKIIDKNTTIPCKKSQVFSTAVDNQPLVSVHVLQGEREMAADNKTLARFELVGIPPAPRGVPQIEVSFDIDANGIVHVSAKDLGTGKVQQVRVVSNSGLSEAEIQAMISDAQSHASDDKKKKELAELRNNADGLIYTTEKSLEEYASLLSEKDREEIKADLERLKEVLNTSDVAVLKESFQRLEGSAYRIADAIYTGQAS; encoded by the coding sequence ATGGGCAAGGTGATTGGAATCGACCTTGGGACGACCAACTCGTGCGTCGCCGTCATGGAGGGCGGCGAGCCGGTGGTCATCCCCAACAGCGAAGGCAGCCGGACCACGCCTTCCATGGTGGGCTTCACGGACTCCGGCGAGCGCCTGGTGGGGCAGATTGCCAAGCGGCAGGCCATCACCAACCCGGAGAACACCGTCTTCGCGGCGAAGCGGCTCATCGGCCGCAAGTTCGACTCGCCCGAGGCCAAGAAGGCCATTGGCGTGTCCCCGTTCAAGGTGGCCTCCAGCCCCAACGGCGACGCGTGGGTGGAGATTCGCGGCAAGGGCTACAGCCCGCCGGAGGTCTCCGCCATCGTCCTGATGAAGATGAAGCAGACGGCGGAGGACTACCTCGGTGAGCAGGTGGCCGAGGCCGTCATCACCGTCCCCGCCTACTTCAACGACAGCCAGCGCCAGGCCACCAAGGACGCCGGCCGCATCGCCGGGCTCAACGTCCTGCGCATCATCAATGAGCCCACCGCGGCCGCGCTGGCCTACGGCCTGGACAAGGTCCAGGAGGGCGGCACCGAGCGCATCGCCGTCTACGACCTGGGCGGCGGCACCTTCGATATCTCCATCCTGGAGCTCAACGCCGGCGTGTTCGAGGTCAAGAGCACCAACGGCGACACCTTCCTGGGCGGCGAGGACTTCGACCAGCGCCTCATCGACTACCTGGCCAAGCGCTTCGCGGAGGCCAACAACGGCCTGGACCTGCGCAAGGACCGCATGGCGCTCCAGCGCCTGAAGGAGGCCGCCGAGCGCGCCAAGCACGAGCTGTCCAGCGCGCCGGAGACGGAGGTGAACCTGCCCTTCATCACCGCGGATGCCTCCGGCCCCAAGCACCTCACGGAGACGGTGGACCGCGCCACCTTCGAGGCGCTGGTGACGGACCTCATCGACCGCACCATCGAGCCGTGCAAGATCGCCCTGAAGGACGCGGGCATCGCCGCGCAGCAGATCAACCAGGTGCTGCTGGTGGGCGGCATGACGCGCATGCCGCGCGTGCAGGCGAAGGTGAAGGAGTTCTTCGGCCGGGAGCCGCACAAGGGCATCAACCCGGACGAGGTCGTCGCCGTGGGCGCGGCCATCCAGGGCGGCGTGCTCAAGGGCGAGGTGAAGGACGTCCTCCTGCTGGACGTCACGCCGCTGTCGCTCGGCGTGGAGACGGCCGGCGGCGTCTTCACGAAGATCATCGACAAGAACACCACCATCCCCTGCAAGAAGAGCCAGGTGTTCTCCACCGCGGTGGACAACCAGCCGCTGGTGAGCGTGCACGTGCTCCAGGGCGAGCGCGAGATGGCGGCGGACAACAAGACGCTGGCGCGCTTCGAGCTGGTGGGCATCCCCCCGGCGCCGCGCGGCGTGCCGCAGATCGAGGTGTCGTTCGACATCGACGCCAACGGCATCGTCCACGTCAGCGCCAAGGACCTGGGCACCGGCAAGGTCCAGCAGGTGCGCGTGGTGAGCAACTCCGGCCTGTCCGAGGCCGAAATCCAGGCGATGATCTCCGACGCGCAGTCGCACGCCTCCGACGACAAGAAGAAGAAGGAGCTGGCGGAGCTGCGCAACAACGCCGACGGCCTCATCTACACGACGGAGAAGAGCCTGGAGGAGTACGCCAGCCTCCTGTCGGAGAAGGACCGCGAGGAGATCAAGGCGGACCTGGAGCGCCTCAAGGAGGTCCTCAACACCTCCGACGTGGCGGTCCTCAAGGAGTCCTTCCAGCGCCTGGAGGGCAGCGCCTACCGCATCGCGGACGCCATCTACACGGGGCAGGCGAGCTGA
- the grpE gene encoding nucleotide exchange factor GrpE: MRAVAGSNDKSRIQTDIGQDVIDAAVRSVERHMDEEDEVTVIEVGAPGPSAPVEADASPSPADTTSPPPPAAEAPPSDDVAALRQEVESLKAQLEFSQAKGRETMERLREAHERAKEAQERTVRHAADLENYRKRAQKEKEEVQRFGAERLLKDLLPVMDNLDRALDAAAKSPDLESFEKGVAMTRKSFEDALGRHGVKGFSAKGQPFDPRIHEAIQQVETADVPAGHVSYEVVRGFYLNERLVRPAMVVVARAPAEPVAAAEPPAAAEPPAAAEPPAAAESATPSDTEAPAAPEQSENSSGGSQ; encoded by the coding sequence GTGCGCGCCGTGGCCGGCTCGAACGACAAGAGCAGAATCCAGACAGACATCGGGCAGGACGTCATCGACGCGGCGGTTCGCAGCGTCGAGCGTCACATGGACGAAGAGGACGAGGTGACCGTCATCGAGGTGGGGGCGCCAGGCCCGTCCGCCCCGGTGGAGGCCGACGCGTCCCCGTCCCCCGCAGACACTACTTCCCCACCACCGCCCGCCGCCGAGGCGCCCCCGTCCGACGACGTGGCCGCGCTCCGCCAGGAGGTGGAGTCCCTCAAGGCCCAGCTCGAGTTCAGCCAGGCCAAGGGCCGCGAGACGATGGAGCGCCTGCGCGAGGCCCACGAGCGCGCGAAGGAGGCGCAGGAGCGCACCGTGCGTCACGCCGCGGACCTGGAGAACTACCGCAAGCGCGCGCAGAAGGAGAAGGAGGAGGTCCAGCGCTTCGGCGCGGAGCGGCTGCTCAAGGACCTGCTCCCGGTGATGGACAACCTGGACCGCGCGCTCGACGCGGCGGCCAAATCACCGGACCTGGAGAGCTTCGAGAAGGGCGTGGCCATGACGCGCAAGTCCTTCGAGGACGCGCTGGGCCGCCACGGCGTGAAGGGCTTCAGCGCCAAGGGCCAGCCCTTCGACCCGCGCATCCACGAGGCCATCCAGCAGGTGGAGACGGCGGACGTCCCCGCCGGCCACGTGTCCTACGAGGTCGTCCGCGGCTTCTACCTCAACGAGCGGCTGGTGCGTCCGGCCATGGTCGTCGTCGCGCGCGCGCCCGCGGAGCCGGTCGCCGCCGCCGAGCCGCCGGCCGCCGCCGAGCCGCCGGCCGCCGCCGAGCCGCCGGCCGCCGCGGAATCCGCTACGCCGTCCGACACCGAGGCGCCCGCGGCGCCCGAGCAGTCCGAGAACTCTTCCGGGGGGAGTCAGTAA
- a CDS encoding ISAzo13 family transposase gives MDAEKAVAERYQARRDVMDERVTRRWAGAETLALGRGGVTAVARATGLARMTVRAGRDEVSGKRPEGELVRVRRKGAGRPPVEVAQPGLTETLESLVDPVTRGDPESPLRWTCKSTRMLAAELEKHGYKVSPQKVGELLKSQGYSLQAISKSLEGESHPDRNAQFEHINAQVQEFQARGQPAVSVDTKKKELVGAFKNGGREWQPAGAPVLSLTHDFPGTAVGKAIPYGVYDIGDNSAWVSVGVDHDTPVFAVNSLGAWWRKMGHARYPEAKELLVTADSGGSNSARSRVWKAELQRLADATGLCISVCHFPPGTSKWNKVEHRLFSHISLNWRGRPLEDYETVVNLIGTTTNTKGLKVKARLDRRRYRTGVSVSPEAMHELHLVRATFHGDWNYVLKPRMDK, from the coding sequence ATGGACGCGGAAAAGGCCGTGGCGGAGCGCTACCAGGCACGCCGGGACGTCATGGATGAGCGGGTGACGCGCCGCTGGGCAGGCGCCGAGACGCTCGCGTTGGGACGAGGCGGCGTCACAGCGGTCGCCCGGGCGACGGGCCTAGCGCGCATGACGGTGCGCGCGGGGCGCGACGAGGTGAGCGGGAAGAGGCCTGAAGGAGAACTGGTGCGGGTGCGGCGCAAGGGCGCTGGGCGCCCGCCAGTGGAGGTGGCCCAGCCGGGGTTGACGGAAACCCTGGAGTCGCTGGTGGACCCGGTGACTCGGGGCGACCCGGAGTCGCCGCTGCGCTGGACGTGCAAGAGCACGAGGATGCTGGCTGCGGAGTTGGAGAAGCACGGCTACAAAGTGAGCCCCCAGAAGGTGGGCGAGTTGCTCAAGAGCCAGGGCTACAGCTTGCAGGCAATCTCCAAGTCGTTGGAGGGAGAGTCGCACCCGGACCGCAACGCCCAGTTCGAGCACATCAACGCTCAGGTGCAGGAGTTCCAGGCTCGGGGACAGCCCGCCGTTTCGGTGGACACGAAGAAGAAGGAGTTGGTGGGGGCGTTCAAGAATGGAGGCCGTGAATGGCAGCCGGCGGGGGCGCCGGTGCTGAGCCTGACGCATGACTTCCCAGGCACGGCGGTGGGCAAGGCGATTCCCTACGGTGTGTACGACATCGGGGACAACAGCGCCTGGGTGTCGGTGGGGGTGGACCACGACACGCCCGTCTTCGCCGTCAACAGCCTCGGCGCGTGGTGGCGCAAAATGGGCCATGCGCGCTACCCCGAGGCGAAGGAACTCCTGGTGACGGCGGACTCGGGCGGCAGCAACAGCGCGCGAAGCCGGGTCTGGAAGGCCGAACTGCAGCGGCTGGCGGACGCGACGGGGCTTTGCATCAGCGTCTGTCATTTCCCGCCCGGTACGAGCAAGTGGAACAAGGTGGAGCATCGCCTCTTCAGCCACATCAGCCTGAATTGGAGAGGCCGCCCCCTGGAGGACTACGAGACGGTGGTGAACCTCATCGGCACCACGACCAACACCAAGGGCTTGAAGGTGAAAGCACGGTTGGACCGACGGCGCTACCGCACAGGAGTCAGCGTCTCTCCGGAGGCCATGCACGAACTCCACCTCGTCCGCGCGACCTTCCATGGTGACTGGAACTACGTCCTCAAGCCCCGGATGGATAAGTAA
- a CDS encoding lamin tail domain-containing protein translates to MSLIRMAGMLAVLTLLCACDGRGSSTGPTLPAVELSPTTVGLDYEARFTASGGEPPLRYSVSPPPPGFSFYTGEGRLLGPGTEPGDYSLTVTVRDANGLENVRTYTLKLWERPEVTSAALPAATAGGSYEHVLAATGGRPPLEWTVVEGSLPTGISLTPEGILNGQPQGEGTYPLTLRVQDAHGAEAQVQLGLQVLAPGQNPDGGPPDGTFPLSVGNWNIEWFGDPLNGPANDDLQVTNAQAVLADAGVDFWGLAEIVSTARFNELKARLPGYDGFLADDSTRVSSGTSYYDADGQKLGVLFKSDVVEVLQANVVMLSSSYDFGGRPPLRVDLRIRREDGSSVDVTALMLHMKAYTGEQDYARRQSAARALKDYLDQRLPTQRVMVIGDWNDDVDVSTATNPATGGKFESPYQNFVSDTANYAFTTEALSRAGIGSTASRSSFIDHQLVSNELWESYIPNSTRVIRPEISGYRNNTSDHYPIVSRYNFGQPSTGGPGDGGTQLPVFINEYLPQTHNVPGTSTPDYDQQFVELVNTGTTAVDLGGWKIHDANSYAGSDPVRHVFPSGTMIQPGKAYVVYSGPTAVPTGVTNATAASGGGLYFNRGVNDGSSGDTVYLVRPDNTVQDSAGYQDTTVGVSYNRSPDGSSTGTWVPHTQLSVGAEASPGLRAIGAEF, encoded by the coding sequence ATGTCGTTGATCCGAATGGCGGGGATGCTCGCCGTCCTCACCCTGCTGTGCGCCTGCGATGGACGTGGTTCGTCGACGGGTCCGACCCTGCCCGCGGTCGAGCTGTCCCCCACGACGGTGGGGCTCGACTACGAGGCCCGGTTCACCGCGTCCGGAGGCGAGCCTCCGCTGCGCTACTCGGTGTCTCCGCCTCCGCCGGGGTTCTCGTTCTACACGGGGGAAGGCCGGCTGCTGGGGCCCGGCACCGAGCCCGGTGACTACTCGCTCACGGTGACGGTGCGGGACGCGAACGGCCTGGAGAACGTCCGCACGTACACGCTGAAGCTCTGGGAGCGCCCCGAGGTCACCAGCGCCGCGCTGCCCGCGGCCACGGCGGGTGGCAGCTATGAGCACGTCCTGGCCGCCACGGGCGGGCGCCCGCCGCTGGAGTGGACGGTGGTGGAGGGTTCGCTGCCCACCGGCATCTCGCTCACCCCCGAGGGCATCCTGAATGGCCAGCCCCAGGGCGAGGGGACCTACCCGCTCACCCTGCGCGTCCAGGACGCCCACGGCGCCGAGGCCCAGGTGCAGCTCGGGCTCCAGGTGCTGGCGCCGGGACAGAACCCGGATGGAGGCCCGCCGGACGGGACCTTCCCGCTGTCGGTGGGGAACTGGAACATCGAGTGGTTCGGGGACCCGCTCAACGGCCCCGCCAACGACGACCTGCAGGTGACCAATGCCCAGGCTGTTCTCGCTGACGCGGGCGTGGACTTCTGGGGCCTGGCGGAGATCGTCAGCACGGCGCGGTTCAACGAGCTGAAGGCGCGGCTCCCTGGCTACGACGGCTTCCTCGCGGATGACAGCACGCGGGTGTCTTCGGGCACGTCGTATTACGACGCCGACGGCCAGAAGCTCGGCGTGCTGTTCAAGTCGGACGTGGTGGAGGTGCTGCAAGCGAATGTGGTGATGCTGAGCTCCAGCTACGATTTCGGTGGGCGTCCCCCGCTCCGGGTGGACCTGCGCATCCGCCGCGAGGATGGCAGCAGCGTGGACGTGACGGCGCTGATGCTCCACATGAAGGCCTATACGGGCGAGCAGGACTATGCGCGGCGGCAGTCCGCGGCCAGGGCGCTCAAGGACTACCTGGACCAGCGCCTGCCCACGCAGCGGGTCATGGTGATTGGCGACTGGAATGACGACGTGGACGTGTCCACCGCGACCAATCCGGCCACGGGCGGGAAGTTCGAGTCGCCGTACCAGAACTTCGTCAGCGACACGGCCAACTACGCGTTCACCACCGAGGCCCTGTCGCGAGCGGGCATCGGCAGCACCGCGAGCCGGAGCTCGTTCATCGACCACCAGCTCGTCTCGAATGAGCTGTGGGAGAGCTACATCCCCAACTCGACGCGGGTGATTCGGCCGGAGATCTCCGGCTACCGGAACAACACCTCCGACCACTACCCCATCGTCAGCCGCTACAACTTCGGCCAGCCGAGCACGGGCGGACCGGGGGATGGCGGGACGCAGCTCCCGGTGTTCATCAACGAGTACCTGCCGCAGACGCACAACGTCCCGGGGACGTCGACGCCGGACTATGACCAGCAGTTCGTCGAGCTGGTGAACACGGGCACCACGGCCGTGGACCTGGGCGGCTGGAAGATTCACGACGCCAACTCGTATGCGGGGAGCGACCCCGTGCGGCATGTGTTTCCGAGCGGGACGATGATTCAGCCGGGCAAGGCGTATGTCGTGTACTCGGGCCCGACGGCGGTGCCCACGGGCGTGACGAACGCCACGGCCGCGTCGGGAGGCGGGCTGTACTTCAACCGGGGCGTCAACGACGGCAGCAGCGGCGACACCGTGTACCTGGTGCGGCCGGACAACACCGTGCAGGACAGCGCGGGGTATCAGGACACGACTGTGGGTGTTTCCTACAACCGGAGCCCGGACGGGAGTTCCACCGGGACGTGGGTGCCGCATACGCAGTTGTCCGTCGGTGCTGAGGCTTCGCCTGGGTTGCGGGCCATCGGCGCGGAGTTTTGA
- a CDS encoding serine/threonine-protein kinase: MADVILEDCLERGLDLDSGVDVFLTQCARLVHARAGFVSLRGTRGPVLTRVLGEPGVDVQEAVRWPGVHKLKDGRTLFCTRLALGSLDLGGLGLVVEGNFDGGGGLVMKLVEAIGEQLDTAVLGFLALTDGKGALARLDALTAEAAPASRGHIGRYEVVTPLGTGGMAQVLVARTRGPEGLGRLVALKRILPHLSSDPSIVQQFLDEARIGLRLSHPNLVHVYDFGEAEGAYYIAMELVRGVDLERLIRAARGPLETAQAVSVVCQGLAGLHEAHVLRGEDGAPLELVHRDLSPHNLMVGFDGRVKVLDFGVAKARAQRTVTLPGIVKGKPLYMSPEQARGMRLDARSDLFAMGLVLYQALTGARAFEKPDELATMHAICDEALPPRPSRIPRAVWKVLETALAKRPEARFGSAREMADRLADACRPASDSELARLMAAHFADRHREFVQLDGPHPGPRLSEGEARGETPIMRPRHLKASP, translated from the coding sequence ATGGCCGACGTCATCCTGGAGGACTGCCTGGAGCGCGGCCTGGACCTGGACTCCGGGGTCGACGTGTTCCTCACGCAGTGTGCCCGGCTGGTGCATGCGCGCGCCGGCTTCGTGTCCCTGCGGGGGACGCGCGGCCCGGTGCTGACGCGCGTGCTGGGCGAGCCCGGCGTGGACGTCCAGGAGGCGGTGCGCTGGCCAGGCGTCCACAAGCTGAAGGACGGGCGGACGCTCTTCTGCACGCGCCTGGCGCTGGGCAGCCTGGACCTGGGCGGCCTGGGGCTGGTGGTGGAGGGGAACTTTGACGGCGGCGGCGGGTTGGTGATGAAGCTGGTGGAGGCCATCGGCGAGCAGCTCGACACCGCCGTGCTGGGCTTCCTGGCGCTGACGGACGGCAAGGGCGCGCTGGCGCGGCTGGACGCGCTCACCGCGGAGGCCGCCCCGGCGTCACGGGGCCACATCGGCCGCTATGAGGTGGTGACGCCGCTGGGCACCGGCGGCATGGCGCAGGTGCTGGTGGCGCGGACCCGGGGCCCGGAGGGGCTGGGCCGGCTGGTGGCGCTCAAGCGCATCCTCCCGCACCTGTCCTCGGACCCCTCCATCGTCCAGCAGTTCCTGGACGAGGCCCGCATCGGCCTGCGGCTCTCCCACCCCAACCTGGTCCACGTCTACGACTTCGGCGAGGCGGAGGGCGCGTACTACATCGCCATGGAGCTGGTGCGGGGCGTGGACCTGGAGCGGCTCATCCGCGCCGCCCGGGGCCCGCTGGAGACGGCGCAGGCGGTGAGCGTGGTGTGTCAGGGCCTGGCGGGGCTGCACGAGGCGCACGTGCTGCGAGGCGAGGACGGCGCGCCGCTCGAGCTGGTGCACCGGGACTTGTCTCCGCACAACCTCATGGTGGGGTTCGACGGGCGGGTGAAGGTGCTGGACTTCGGCGTGGCCAAGGCCCGCGCCCAGCGCACGGTGACGCTGCCGGGCATCGTGAAGGGCAAGCCGCTGTACATGTCTCCCGAGCAGGCGCGGGGCATGAGGCTGGACGCGCGCAGCGACCTGTTCGCCATGGGGCTGGTGCTGTACCAGGCGCTCACGGGCGCTCGGGCCTTCGAGAAGCCGGATGAGCTGGCCACCATGCATGCCATCTGTGACGAGGCCCTGCCGCCGCGCCCTTCGCGAATCCCCCGGGCGGTGTGGAAGGTGCTGGAGACGGCGCTGGCCAAGCGTCCGGAGGCGCGCTTCGGTAGCGCGCGGGAGATGGCGGACCGCCTGGCGGACGCCTGCCGTCCGGCGAGCGACTCGGAGCTGGCGCGGCTGATGGCGGCGCACTTCGCCGACCGGCACCGCGAGTTCGTGCAGCTGGACGGCCCGCACCCGGGGCCACGCCTCTCGGAAGGGGAGGCCCGGGGCGAGACACCCATCATGCGCCCCCGGCACCTGAAGGCCTCGCCCTGA
- a CDS encoding YsnF/AvaK domain-containing protein, protein MYQRSDIKEGMVVRSIDGEKLGKVFAVGEGEFHIEKGLFFPKDYLVRYSEVSRIDGSEIILSHGKEALSRLTDERRTDTIAGTGGGAGVGPGAVGMGAERGEARTRSGMDATTDTVGRKEAYDTRLGRDARGGTGLDADAAALRASDTGVGARGIHGREEDVTIPLHKEEVDVLKRDVQAGEVRVHKDVVEEDRELDVPVRRERVRVERRDVSPGRPAMNASFQEETVVVPLRAEEVEVQKRAVVDEEVVIHKDEVDEERHISEHVRREEVDVRTEGEERARTLNAPSDDPLKRGY, encoded by the coding sequence ATGTACCAGCGCAGCGACATCAAGGAAGGGATGGTTGTCCGCAGCATCGACGGCGAGAAGCTCGGCAAGGTCTTCGCGGTCGGCGAAGGGGAGTTCCACATCGAGAAGGGCCTCTTCTTCCCGAAGGACTACCTGGTCCGGTACTCGGAGGTCAGCCGCATCGACGGCTCGGAGATCATCCTCAGCCACGGCAAGGAGGCGCTGAGCCGGCTGACGGATGAGCGCCGCACGGACACCATCGCGGGCACCGGCGGCGGCGCGGGCGTGGGCCCGGGCGCGGTGGGCATGGGCGCCGAACGAGGCGAGGCCCGCACCCGCTCAGGCATGGACGCCACCACGGACACGGTGGGCCGCAAGGAGGCCTACGACACGCGCCTGGGCAGGGACGCCCGCGGCGGCACCGGCCTGGACGCGGACGCCGCGGCCCTGAGAGCGTCGGACACCGGCGTGGGCGCGCGCGGCATCCACGGCCGCGAGGAGGACGTCACCATCCCCCTGCACAAGGAGGAGGTGGACGTGCTCAAGCGGGACGTCCAGGCCGGTGAGGTCCGCGTCCACAAGGACGTGGTGGAGGAGGACCGGGAGCTGGACGTGCCGGTGCGCCGCGAGCGCGTCCGCGTGGAGCGCCGCGACGTCAGCCCGGGACGCCCGGCCATGAACGCCTCCTTCCAGGAGGAGACGGTCGTCGTCCCGCTGCGCGCCGAGGAGGTGGAGGTCCAGAAGCGCGCCGTCGTCGACGAGGAGGTCGTCATCCACAAGGACGAGGTGGACGAGGAGCGCCACATCTCCGAGCACGTGCGCCGGGAAGAGGTGGACGTGCGCACCGAGGGCGAGGAGCGCGCCCGCACGCTGAACGCGCCTTCGGACGACCCGCTCAAGCGCGGGTACTGA
- a CDS encoding transcriptional regulator, giving the protein MANKWDKQLMDFLKRTGDELKRTTDDLRGEAQRLLKEVKDPQNQAKVKEGLEQLRTWAAASSKVAAEKIEVAVRQVEGAVERAFTNEEGDKQAAPSRPAQPASEPAAEARAPKASASRPAAKKAGGKSIGRKKPAAAAKGAATKTAKKAVSGSKKTIGRPKKPASKNTAGA; this is encoded by the coding sequence ATGGCCAACAAGTGGGACAAGCAGTTGATGGACTTCCTCAAGCGCACCGGTGACGAGCTCAAGCGCACCACCGACGACCTGCGCGGCGAGGCGCAGCGCCTCCTCAAGGAAGTGAAGGACCCCCAGAACCAGGCCAAGGTGAAGGAGGGCCTGGAGCAGCTCCGCACCTGGGCCGCCGCCTCCAGCAAGGTGGCCGCGGAGAAGATTGAAGTCGCGGTGCGTCAGGTCGAGGGCGCCGTCGAGCGCGCCTTCACGAACGAGGAGGGCGACAAGCAGGCCGCTCCCTCGCGCCCCGCCCAGCCGGCGTCCGAGCCCGCGGCCGAGGCCAGGGCCCCCAAGGCCAGCGCCTCGCGCCCCGCCGCGAAGAAGGCCGGGGGCAAGTCCATTGGCCGCAAGAAGCCCGCCGCCGCGGCCAAGGGCGCCGCCACCAAGACGGCCAAGAAGGCTGTTTCGGGTTCCAAGAAGACGATTGGCCGCCCGAAGAAGCCCGCCTCCAAGAACACCGCCGGAGCGTGA